A section of the Malania oleifera isolate guangnan ecotype guangnan chromosome 2, ASM2987363v1, whole genome shotgun sequence genome encodes:
- the LOC131148955 gene encoding mitochondrial fission 1 protein A-like isoform X1, giving the protein MEVKIGKFFDSVTGFFTGGDQIPWCDRDIVAGCEQEVAEAAKGSSDEFRSDCIMRFSWALVHSRQPADVQRGIAMLEASLDGTGSPLQKKEKLYLLAVGYYRSGDYSRSRQLVEQCLKISPDWRQALILKKTIEDRITKDGVIGIGIAATAVGLLAGGIAALARKK; this is encoded by the exons ATGGAAGTAAAGATCGGGAAATTCTTCGATTCTGTCACTGGCTTCTTCACCGGCGGTGATCAAATCCCCTGGTGCGACCGCGACATCGTTGCC GGTTGTGAACAAGAGGTTGCTGAGGCTGCAAAAGGATCCTCTGATGAGTTTAGGAGTGATTGCATCATGCGTTTTTCATGGGCTCTTGTTCACTCAAGACAACCAGCAGATGTGCAGCGTGGGATAGCAATGCTTGAAG CTTCTTTAGATGGTACTGGCAGCCCACTGCAGAAGAAAGAGAAGCTTTATCTTCTAGCTGTTGGGTATTATAGAAGTGGAGACTACTCAAGGAGCAGGCAGCTTGTCGAACAATGTCTGAAG ATTTCACCTGATTGGAGGCAAGCCTTGATCCTCAAGAAAACAATTGAAGACCGAATAACAAAAG ATGGTGTGATTGGCATAGGCATTGCTGCAACTGCCGTAGGACTGTTGGCTGGTGGAATTGCAGCTCTGGCTCGCAAGAAGTGA
- the LOC131148955 gene encoding mitochondrial fission 1 protein A-like isoform X2, producing the protein MEVKIGKFFDSVTGFFTGGDQIPWCDRDIVAGCEQEVAEAAKGSSDEFRSDCIMRFSWALVHSRQPADVQRGIAMLEDGTGSPLQKKEKLYLLAVGYYRSGDYSRSRQLVEQCLKISPDWRQALILKKTIEDRITKDGVIGIGIAATAVGLLAGGIAALARKK; encoded by the exons ATGGAAGTAAAGATCGGGAAATTCTTCGATTCTGTCACTGGCTTCTTCACCGGCGGTGATCAAATCCCCTGGTGCGACCGCGACATCGTTGCC GGTTGTGAACAAGAGGTTGCTGAGGCTGCAAAAGGATCCTCTGATGAGTTTAGGAGTGATTGCATCATGCGTTTTTCATGGGCTCTTGTTCACTCAAGACAACCAGCAGATGTGCAGCGTGGGATAGCAATGCTTGAAG ATGGTACTGGCAGCCCACTGCAGAAGAAAGAGAAGCTTTATCTTCTAGCTGTTGGGTATTATAGAAGTGGAGACTACTCAAGGAGCAGGCAGCTTGTCGAACAATGTCTGAAG ATTTCACCTGATTGGAGGCAAGCCTTGATCCTCAAGAAAACAATTGAAGACCGAATAACAAAAG ATGGTGTGATTGGCATAGGCATTGCTGCAACTGCCGTAGGACTGTTGGCTGGTGGAATTGCAGCTCTGGCTCGCAAGAAGTGA
- the LOC131148407 gene encoding annexin D8-like, with protein MATLIVPEHPSSIEDAESIKKACQGWGRDKAAIISILGHRNAFQRKLIRLAYEEIYREDLTELLKSEVPAHFETALSHWILDPADRDAVLANEALKKAIPRYRVIVELACIRSSDELLAVKRAYQIRFRHSLEEDVASHTDGNMRRLLVAMVSPYRYDGDEIDEELAYSEASILKNEMREKSSSPEEMIRILCTRRRAHAAQLIAGHEETIRILCTRSRSQLIATFNHYQDTVGSSITKRLRGHPADEFLASLRIATRCIKNPLKYFAKVLHSAINQPRADEDTLSRVIVTRAEKDLKKIKELYLKRNKVSLEDAIAKDTSRDLKEFLLEILGSESTVYSMGNTTAKRATSTANRVSSDE; from the exons atgGCTACCCTCATAGTTCCAGAACATCCTTCTTCTATTGAAGATGCTGAAAGTATCAAGAAGGCTTGTCAAG GATGGGGAAGAGACAAGGCAGCAATAATATCAATACTAGGGCACCGAAATGCATTTCAAAGAAAGCTAATAAGACTAGCTTATGAAGAGATATACAGAGAGGACCTCACCGAGCTGCTTAAATCTGAAGTTCCTGCCCACTTTGAG ACCGCTCTGAGCCATTGGATTTTGGACCCTGCCGATAGAGATGCTGTGCTCGCAAATGAGGCACTGAAGAAGGCAATACCTCGGTACAGAGTCATCGTGGAATTGGCATGTATCAGATCCTCAGATGAGCTGCTGGCAGTGAAACGTGCTTACCAGATTCGTTTCAGGCATTCCCTGGAGGAAGATGTTGCCTCTCACACTGACGGCAACATGCGAAGA CTTCTGGTTGCGATGGTGAGCCCTTACAGGTACGATGGGGACGAGATTGACGAGGAATTGGCTTATTCAGAAGCCAGTATTCTTAAGAATGAGATGCGGGAGAAATCTTCCAGCCCTGAAGAGATGATAAGAATCCTCTGTACAAGGAGAAGGGCACATGCTGCACAGCTCATTGCCGGCCATGAAGAAACCATCAGAATCCTTTGTACAAGGAGCAGGTCACAGCTCATTGCAACCTTCAACCATTACCAAGACACTGTTGGTTCATCCATCACCaag AGATTGAGGGGTCATCCTGCCGATGAGTTCTTAGCATCATTGCGTATTGCCACTCGATGCATAAAGAACCCATTGAAATACTTTGCAAAG GTGCTGCACAGTGCGATTAACCAGCCCAGAGCTGATGAAGACACTCTCAGCCGTGTGATCGTCACCCGTGCAGAGAAGGACTTGAAAAAGATTAAGGAACTATATCTCAAGAGAAATAAAGTCTCTCTTGAAGATGCAATAGCTAAGGACACATCAAGAGATTTAAAAGAATTCCTCTTGGAAATACTTGGGAGTGAATCCACTGTGTATTCAATGGGCAATACAACAGCTAAACGTGCTACTTCTACAGCCAATCGTGTGTCAAGTGATGAATAA